The Streptococcus viridans genome includes a window with the following:
- a CDS encoding PH domain-containing protein → MGIFAGLMGNASQKDVDKVEKDLGDILVPGEQVTLAFSLIRDLIVFTEYRLILVDKQGMTGKKTSYKSLPYRSISRFSVETSGHFDLDAELKIWVSSAVEPSETLQFKSDNSVIEIQQALAAAVLR, encoded by the coding sequence ATGGGTATTTTTGCAGGTTTGATGGGCAATGCTTCTCAAAAAGACGTCGATAAGGTTGAAAAAGATTTAGGGGATATCCTGGTTCCAGGTGAGCAAGTAACTCTGGCTTTTAGTTTGATTCGTGACTTGATTGTCTTTACGGAGTACCGTCTGATTTTGGTGGACAAGCAAGGAATGACAGGGAAGAAAACGTCTTATAAATCCCTCCCCTATCGTTCCATTTCACGGTTTTCAGTAGAAACATCTGGTCATTTTGATTTGGATGCAGAATTAAAAATTTGGGTTTCATCAGCTGTAGAACCATCAGAAACACTTCAATTTAAGAGTGATAATAGTGTTATCGAGATCCAGCAGGCCTTAGCAGCCGCTGTATTGCGTTGA
- a CDS encoding magnesium transporter CorA family protein → MFVEKKLGDGRSWINIDSDLIAETSQLYQKYGIDQETIEYALDKNERAHMDYNRENGTVTFIYNVLDMEKEKEYYETIPMTFIVQGPRLVTISNRDNAYIIAQMERYVDAHESLSTFKLLFAGLEMISNAYYPIIERLDKHKDEITRLLRKTTTSKNLYALSDVETGMVYLASAAKQNRMLLEHIRAHLIYRQFDDVEKEQFDDAMIEARQLVYMTELNSQVLQQLSSSYNNILNNNLNDNLTTLTILEALLAVLAVVTGFFGMNVPLPFTNDPNAWIYISVASFVLWLMLSRILRWIAHKR, encoded by the coding sequence ATGTTCGTTGAAAAAAAGTTAGGAGATGGTCGGAGTTGGATTAATATTGATTCTGACTTGATTGCAGAAACATCCCAGTTGTACCAAAAGTATGGTATTGATCAAGAAACCATTGAATATGCATTGGATAAAAATGAACGTGCCCACATGGATTACAACCGTGAAAATGGAACTGTGACTTTTATTTATAATGTCTTGGACATGGAAAAGGAAAAGGAATATTATGAAACGATTCCAATGACTTTCATTGTCCAGGGGCCACGTCTTGTAACTATTAGTAACCGAGACAACGCCTATATTATTGCACAAATGGAACGCTATGTTGATGCTCATGAAAGTTTATCCACCTTTAAACTCTTGTTTGCAGGCCTTGAGATGATTAGTAATGCTTATTATCCGATTATTGAGCGTCTAGATAAGCACAAGGATGAGATTACTCGTCTCTTACGAAAAACGACAACTAGTAAGAACCTTTATGCTCTTTCTGACGTGGAAACAGGTATGGTCTATCTAGCATCCGCTGCCAAGCAAAATCGCATGCTTCTGGAACATATCAGGGCTCACCTAATCTACCGCCAATTTGATGATGTGGAAAAAGAACAATTTGATGATGCCATGATTGAGGCCAGACAGTTGGTGTATATGACGGAGTTGAACTCTCAGGTCTTGCAGCAATTGTCTAGCTCTTACAATAACATCCTAAATAACAATTTGAATGATAATTTGACCACCTTGACCATCTTAGAAGCTCTGTTAGCGGTCTTAGCAGTTGTCACTGGTTTCTTTGGAATGAATGTTCCATTGCCGTTTACAAATGATCCCAATGCCTGGATTTATATTTCGGTCGCTAGCTTCGTCTTGTGGTTGATGTTATCACGAATCTTGCGCTGGATTGCCCATAAACGATAA
- a CDS encoding DEAD/DEAH box helicase, with protein MKFNEFNLSADLLAEIEKAGFVEASPIQEQTIPLALEGKDVIGQAQTGTGKTAAFGLPTLEKIRTEEATIQALVIAPTRELAVQSQEELFRFGRSKGVKVRSVYGGSSIEKQIKALKSGAHIVVGTPGRLLDLIKRKALKLHDIETLILDEADEMLNMGFLEDIEDIISRVPENRQTLLFSATMPDAIKRIGVQFMKEPEHVKIAAKELTTELVDQYYIRVKEQEKFDTMTRLMDVDQPELSIVFGRTKRRVDELTRGLKIRGFRAEGIHGDLDQNKRLRVLRDFKNGNLDVLVATDVAARGLDISGVTHVYNYDIPQDPESYVHRIGRTGRAGKSGQSITFVSPNEMGYLQIIENLTKKRMKGLKPASAEEAFQAKKQVALKKIERDFANEEIRSNFEKFGKDARQLASEFSPEELAMYILSLTVQDPDSLPEVEIAREKPLPFKPSGGGFGGKGKGGRGGRRGDDRRDRDRRGNGRRDDYRKGGRSKDRFDKEKRYRKDNKKPRNTSSEKKTGFVIRNKGDK; from the coding sequence GTGAAATTTAATGAATTTAATCTTTCTGCTGATTTGTTAGCAGAAATTGAAAAAGCAGGATTTGTAGAAGCAAGTCCTATCCAAGAGCAAACCATTCCTTTGGCTCTTGAGGGAAAAGATGTTATCGGTCAAGCACAGACTGGTACAGGGAAAACTGCAGCCTTTGGCTTGCCAACTCTTGAAAAAATTCGTACAGAAGAAGCAACTATCCAAGCTTTAGTAATTGCCCCAACTCGTGAACTAGCTGTTCAAAGTCAGGAAGAACTCTTCCGCTTTGGCCGTAGTAAAGGTGTGAAAGTCCGTTCAGTATACGGTGGTTCAAGTATTGAAAAACAAATCAAGGCTCTTAAATCAGGTGCCCACATCGTTGTAGGAACACCGGGACGTTTACTTGACTTGATTAAACGCAAGGCTCTGAAATTACATGATATTGAAACCTTGATTTTAGATGAAGCAGATGAAATGCTGAACATGGGATTCCTTGAAGATATTGAAGATATCATCTCTCGTGTACCGGAAAATCGTCAAACCTTGCTCTTTTCAGCGACTATGCCAGATGCTATCAAACGTATTGGTGTTCAGTTCATGAAAGAACCTGAGCATGTGAAGATTGCTGCTAAAGAATTAACAACAGAACTGGTAGACCAGTACTATATCCGCGTTAAGGAACAAGAAAAATTCGACACCATGACTCGTCTTATGGATGTTGATCAACCTGAGTTGTCAATCGTTTTTGGTCGTACCAAACGTCGTGTAGATGAGTTGACTCGTGGGCTGAAAATCCGTGGTTTCCGTGCAGAAGGGATTCATGGAGATTTGGACCAAAACAAACGTCTTCGTGTCCTTCGTGATTTTAAAAATGGCAACCTTGATGTCCTCGTTGCAACAGACGTAGCTGCCCGTGGTTTGGATATTTCAGGTGTGACTCATGTCTACAACTACGATATCCCACAAGACCCTGAGAGTTATGTTCACCGTATTGGTCGTACAGGACGTGCAGGTAAGTCAGGTCAGTCTATTACCTTCGTTTCACCTAATGAAATGGGTTATCTCCAAATCATTGAGAACTTAACTAAGAAACGTATGAAAGGTCTCAAGCCGGCAAGTGCAGAAGAAGCCTTCCAAGCTAAGAAGCAGGTTGCACTGAAGAAAATTGAACGTGATTTTGCGAATGAGGAGATCCGTAGCAACTTTGAAAAGTTTGGCAAGGATGCTCGTCAATTAGCATCAGAATTCAGCCCAGAAGAATTGGCCATGTATATCCTCAGCTTAACTGTTCAAGACCCAGATAGTCTTCCTGAGGTTGAGATTGCACGTGAAAAACCGTTACCATTTAAACCATCTGGTGGTGGCTTCGGTGGCAAAGGCAAGGGTGGTCGAGGAGGCCGTCGTGGGGATGACCGTCGAGACCGTGATCGCCGTGGCAATGGTCGTCGTGATGACTATCGTAAAGGTGGACGTTCAAAGGATCGTTTTGATAAAGAGAAGCGTTACCGTAAGGATAATAAAAAACCACGCAATACTTCAAGCGAGAAGAAAACAGGCTTTGTGATTCGGAACAAAGGAGATAAATAA
- the thiT gene encoding energy-coupled thiamine transporter ThiT, whose amino-acid sequence MSKTTIRPMIEVALLATIAYILDLVTQPMSLGPWISLSFKMVPIFLLSFRWGVKAGAMGGFLWGLLQVVTGEAAGGWLTPIQGFLEYFVAFSLIGLSGIVKPTLDKAIRNKKRVQTLTYITAGVVLGGFARYLIHYIAGVIFWGSYAPAGQSAYIYSLVVNSSSFLGETIASLIVFFILQEFLGRLLITEQ is encoded by the coding sequence ATGTCGAAAACTACGATTCGACCAATGATTGAGGTTGCTCTTTTAGCGACTATTGCTTATATTTTGGATTTGGTTACTCAACCCATGTCCTTAGGTCCTTGGATTTCTCTATCTTTTAAGATGGTTCCCATCTTTCTCCTCAGTTTCCGCTGGGGCGTTAAGGCTGGTGCCATGGGGGGATTCCTCTGGGGACTGTTGCAAGTCGTAACTGGGGAAGCAGCTGGTGGTTGGTTGACTCCAATCCAAGGTTTCTTAGAATACTTTGTAGCCTTCAGCTTGATTGGACTGAGTGGAATTGTCAAACCTACGCTTGACAAAGCTATCAGAAATAAAAAACGAGTTCAGACACTCACATATATTACTGCCGGAGTCGTCTTGGGTGGTTTTGCACGCTACCTCATTCACTATATTGCAGGTGTCATCTTCTGGGGAAGCTATGCTCCAGCTGGCCAAAGTGCCTACATTTATTCTCTTGTTGTGAATAGTTCGTCCTTCTTAGGGGAAACCATTGCTAGCCTCATTGTCTTCTTTATCTTACAAGAATTTTTGGGAAGACTCCTTATTACAGAACAATAA
- a CDS encoding peptide chain release factor 3 — protein sequence MTITDEIKKRRTFAIISHPDAGKTTITEQLLYFGGEIREAGTVKGKKTGNFAKSDWMDIEKQRGISVTSSVMQFDYDGKRVNILDTPGHEDFSEDTYRTLMAVDAAVMVVDSAKGIEAQTKKLFEVVKHRGIPVFTFMNKLDRDGREPLDLLQELEEVLGIASYPMNWPIGMGKAFEGLYDLYNQRLELYKGDERFASLEDGDKLFANNPFYEQVKDDIELLQEAGNEFSEEAILAGELTPVFFGSALTNFGVQTFLETFLKFAPEPHGHKKTDGELVDPYDKDFSGFVFKIQANMDPRHRDRIAFVRIVSGEFERGMNVNLPRTGKGAKLSNVTQFMAESRENVTNAVAGDIIGVYDTGTYQVGDTLTVGKNKFEFEPLPTFTPEIFMKVSAKNVMKQKSFHKGIEQLVQEGAIQLYTNYQTGEYMLGAVGQLQFEVFKHRMENEYNAEVVMSPMGKKTVRWIKPEDLDERMSSSRNIFAKDRFDQPVFLFENDFALRWFADKYPDVELEEKM from the coding sequence ATGACAATAACTGACGAAATTAAAAAACGCCGTACCTTTGCCATCATCTCCCACCCGGATGCTGGTAAAACGACGATTACAGAGCAGTTGCTCTACTTTGGGGGAGAGATTCGGGAAGCTGGTACTGTTAAAGGAAAGAAAACAGGAAACTTTGCTAAATCCGACTGGATGGATATCGAGAAACAACGTGGGATTTCGGTAACTTCATCTGTCATGCAGTTTGACTACGATGGGAAACGGGTCAACATCCTTGATACCCCAGGGCACGAGGACTTTTCAGAAGATACTTATCGGACCTTGATGGCGGTGGACGCGGCGGTTATGGTCGTAGACTCTGCCAAAGGTATTGAGGCCCAAACCAAGAAATTGTTTGAGGTTGTCAAACACCGTGGCATTCCAGTCTTTACCTTTATGAACAAGCTGGACCGTGACGGTCGCGAGCCACTGGACCTTTTGCAAGAATTGGAAGAAGTTCTAGGTATTGCTAGCTACCCAATGAACTGGCCGATTGGGATGGGGAAAGCCTTTGAGGGGCTCTACGACCTCTATAACCAACGGTTGGAACTCTACAAAGGAGATGAACGCTTTGCCAGTCTAGAAGACGGAGACAAGCTTTTTGCTAACAATCCATTCTACGAGCAAGTCAAGGATGACATCGAACTCTTGCAAGAAGCTGGGAATGAATTCTCAGAAGAAGCCATCCTTGCGGGTGAATTAACACCAGTCTTCTTCGGATCAGCTTTGACGAACTTTGGGGTGCAGACTTTCTTGGAAACCTTCTTGAAGTTTGCTCCAGAACCACATGGCCACAAGAAGACTGACGGAGAGCTTGTTGATCCATATGACAAGGATTTCTCAGGCTTTGTCTTTAAAATCCAGGCCAACATGGACCCTCGTCACCGTGACCGCATCGCCTTTGTCCGGATCGTATCGGGTGAATTTGAGCGTGGGATGAATGTTAACCTCCCTCGTACTGGTAAGGGCGCTAAGCTATCAAATGTCACTCAGTTTATGGCCGAAAGCCGTGAAAATGTGACCAATGCCGTAGCTGGAGATATCATCGGGGTATACGATACTGGTACTTATCAGGTGGGAGATACTTTGACAGTTGGCAAAAACAAATTTGAATTTGAACCACTGCCAACCTTTACCCCTGAAATCTTCATGAAGGTATCTGCTAAGAACGTCATGAAACAAAAATCCTTCCACAAGGGAATCGAGCAATTGGTACAAGAAGGAGCTATTCAGCTCTATACCAACTACCAAACAGGTGAATACATGTTAGGTGCCGTTGGTCAATTGCAGTTTGAAGTCTTCAAGCACCGGATGGAAAATGAGTACAATGCAGAAGTCGTTATGAGCCCAATGGGTAAAAAGACCGTCCGTTGGATCAAACCAGAAGATTTAGATGAACGTATGTCTTCAAGTCGAAATATCTTTGCTAAAGACCGCTTTGATCAACCTGTCTTCCTTTTCGAAAATGACTTTGCCCTCCGCTGGTTTGCGGACAAGTATCCGGATGTGGAGTTGGAAGAAAAGATGTGA